In Heyndrickxia vini, the sequence CCCGAATATTTTGTTACTAAAAACCAGATAAGAAATATTGCAGCAATTATAAACACAGCTACTAATATTTTTGGAAATAGATCAAGAATTTTCGAAGAACTTGGAGAAACAGTTTTTCTCGATTGAACACGAGAAATTTGTTCTGGTAATTCTTCATGATAAACTTCAGGTACTTCATTTTTATATTCATCGAATACTTGGTCTGTTTCAAGGCCTACAGCTTCCGCGTACTGTTTAATAAATGCCCGAACATAAAATTTCCCAGGCATCATATCATAGTTTCCTTCTTCAATGCCTTTTAAATATCGTTTTTGAATCTTTGTCATTTCTTGTAAATCATCTAAACTTAGGCCTTTAGCCTGCCTAGCTTCTTTCAGTCGACTCCCTAATTCTGTCACACATTAACACCTGCCAATCTAATAATCAAATCCTCCAAAACCCGAATCGCTAAAAAAATTATTATTTTCAATTACTTCATATGTAATTTCTTGATTAGGGCTATCACGCAATTCTATGATATAGTCAAAGTCTTCCAACGAATATTCAGTATTTTGGACGAATACGTCAGGATGTTCAATTACCTTTACCGCAGATAGCCGCATAATTTCCCTTACTAGCTGCCAATGCCGCTCATCTGCACGTTGAGTGGAAACAATCCCGTCAAGTATGAAAATATTTTCGGAACTATACTCGTCTTTAATTAATTGATTTCGAATGGTTTGTTTTAATAATGTAGAAGATACAAATAACCATTTTTTATTTGCGCAAACACTTGCAGCAACGACAGATTCTGTTTTTCCCACACGTGGCATCCCACGGATTCCTATCAGTTTATGACCTTCCTGTTTAAACAATTCAGCCATGAAATCAACGAGCAATCCTAATTCATCACGAATAAAACGGAAGGTTTTCTTGTCATCTGCATCTCTTTGTATGTATCTCCCATGTCTAACCGCTAATTTATCACGTAATTTTGGTTCACGAATTTTTGTTATTTTAATTGTTTCCATTGTTGCTAATATTGATTCTAATCTTTCGATTTGTTCTTCATTCTTCACTAATAACAAAAGACCCCGTCGGCCATCATCTACGCCATTAATGCTAATTATATTTATAGAAAGCATACCTAATAAGGATGAAATATCACCTAATAACCCTGGTCGGTTTATTTGAATTTCATATTCTAAATACCATTCTTTGCGATCCACATAAACCCCCACCAATCTTTTTTCAAATCATCTAGCTTATATGATAAATGATTTTACTATAAGATGAAAGGAAAAAGTAGCCTATTCAGTAAGAAATGAAAAAATGAACGAAATTTTTTCGTTAATAAACTATGCAGCTGCTAATCGTTCTAGTGCCAGCATTTTGGTGTTCTGTTTTGGAACAATATATAAAAAAAGAGGGGTTTTTCCCCTCAAGTAATTTTGATTCTATTAGTGTGTTCCATTGTTTTGAACAAGCTTTACCATTACGTTAGCAATAGCTTGCTGTTCTTCTTGGGAAGCGACAGACCATAGGTCGGAAAGAACTCTTTGTTGCTCATTTTTAGGATCAACTTGTTGAGAAAGATAGTCTCCTACCTGTTCTGCCATTTGGTTAATCGTATCTTGAGACATTCCTTGTTGTTTTGCTTGATTTAATCGGTCTCCGAGAAAATCTTTCCATTGGTTCCAGTTGTCTAATACTGACATTTGTTCAAACCTCCTTTAGTAAGTTCCAAATTATTTTCTCTCAAGGAGGCTGTTTTTATTCATAATTTTTTATGTGTACCATCCACCGTTAACGGATAAAACTTGTCCTGTTATATACGATGATTTTTCTGAAAGTAAGAAGGAAATAGTGTTAGACACTTCGTTTGGACTGGCAAATCGTCCAATCGGAATATCTTCTTCAATCTCCAGCTTTTCTTCCTGTGAGAACATAGCAAGCATATTCGTGTCAACGGCACCGGGTGCTACTGCATTGATACGTACTCCGTTCCGTGCTACTTCCTTACTGAAAGCTTTTACAAAAGCGAGCTGTGCCCCTTTAACAGTAGAATATGCTACTTCACACGAAGCACCCGTTTGCCCCCATATGGAACTAACCAATACAATTTGGGAGGTAGAATTTCTCATTAATTTCGGTAAAAGTTCTTTAATGATTTTCATAGGTGCATACATATGGATTTTCCACATTTTATTGAGAATTTCATCAGGCGTATCAATAAATAATCCATAATGTGAAATCCCACTTACATAACATATGGCATTGATGTGAAAAATGTTATTTATGAGTTTTTCAATTCCTTCATCTGTTGAAAGATCTGCTTGAATAGGAATTAATTCCACGTCATATGGAGTGAGTTCGTTTAGCAATTGCTTTACTGCGACTGTGTTCTGATTGTAGTGTAAATATAAGTTCCATCCTTTTTTAGCCAATTCAATGGCCGTTGCTTTCCCTATTCCCCCACTAGCACCAGTTATTAATACATATTTTTTCATCTAAACTCTCCTAATTAACATAACATCGAAAAAGAAAAACCCGGAATTTCCGAGTTTTACTCTATTATCGGTTTATTTATTTGGGACAACTTGACATACCGTAAAGCGGTCTTCTTTGAAGAACTGTTCTGCCGCGCTTTGTAAGTCGACAAAAGTAATTTTCTCCAATGTTGGTACAACATCAAAAAGATTCATTTCATTAAATGAATACCTCGTAAATTGATTTGCGATAAAATCGGGAGAATTTAGTTGTCTTAAAAATCCGCCAATTTTCTTTTTCTTCGTCCTCTCAAGTGCCTTCTCACTAATATGTTGACCGTTTTTAGCGTCTAACATTATTTTTTGTAGCTTTTCGGCCAAAACATCTGGTTTTTCTGTATCTCCTCCTACCATCGAAAACCCAAATCCTTCTTCTTGTGTGTAGTCATAGGAGAATGTTTCGTCGATTAATCCGTCATTATACAAATCAAAATAATTTTCTGAGCTTTTCCCGAAAAGAATATCAAGTAAAATATTAATTGTTAATTCATTTTTTAACATTTTTTCTCCAGTTTGATTAACATCACATGCTTTTACACCAACTAGACATTTTGGCGTTTGCACATTCATTTTTAATATACGTTTCTTTTCAGCTACTTGTGGCGGTTCATTTTCAAAACGACGCTTAATTTCAGACATTTCTTTATAATTCTTTTTCTTTTGGTTATCACGAATCAGTGTCATGATTTGATCTGGATTAATTGGTCCAACAACAAAGATAAGCATATTGCTTGGATGGTAAAAGGTATGATAGCACTCATACAATAGTTTATCTGTAATAGGTGATATAGACTCAATAGTTCCAGCGATATCTATTTTTACCGGGTGATGCTGATACATATTTTCAATGACGCCAAAGTATAAACGCCAATCCGGATTATCATCATACATCGTAATTTCTTGGCCAATAATCCCTTTTTCTTTTTCTACTGTTTTCTCAGTAAAATAAGGGCTTTGTACCATATCGATTAGTGTTTCTAAATTTTTGTCAACATTGGATGTGCTAGAAAATAAATATGCTGTTCGATTGAAAGTAGTGAACGCATTGGCTGAAGCCCCTTGCTTACTAAATTGTTGGAATACATCGCCATCTTCCTTTTCAAATAATTTGTGTTCTAAGAAATGGGCAATGCCATCAGGTACTCTTTTGAATTCATTCGAATCTAATGGGACAAAATCATTGTCGATGGAACCATATTTTGTCGTGAATGTAGCAAATGTTTTACTGAAACCTTCTTTAGGTAAAAGATAAACATTTAGACCATTTTCCATTTTTTCATAATAAAGCGTTTCTTTTAATTGTTCAAATTCAATTTTTTTCATGATTCATTTCCCTCCATTCCTGTTAAGAAATAGATTGTATCCAATTCAATCTTTTCAGCTACTTTCGTAATATCTTCTTTCGAAGCATTGTTCACTCCTGCTATCCAGTCATCCACTGTTAAGTTTTGATGCCCAATTACATTATGATAAAGTATCTCTACCAAACCTCTTGATGTGTCCGTAGTTTCCAGAAGCTGATTATTAATAACCGCTTTCGTTTGAACTAATTCTTGGTCCGAGAAATCCCCATTTTTCATTGCTTCCATTTGTTCGCGAATAATTGTAACAGCTTGATCATAGTTCTTAGCTTCGATACCGCTCATTACCATTAATAAGCCCTTATGACTCTCAAGACGGCTTGCAGCATAATAAGCTAAACTTGCTTTTTCACGGACATTTATAAATAGTTTTGAATGTGAAAAGCCACCGAAGATTCCGTTAAAAACCTGTAAGGCAAAGTAATCATCATCACCAAATTGGACATTTGTACGGTAACCAATATTTAATTTTCCTTGCTTAACATCTTGTTTTTCTTTTATTTCTTTTACCTCATCAATTTGAACGCTATTCCGGTTTTCTAATTTAACTGGTGAGCGGTCCTTAAATTGTAGATTTTCACAAAATGTTTCCACTTCTTTTTCATCCACATCACCAATAATATATAAGTGCAATTCATCCTCATTGATTGCTTTTTGGTAATAGTCATATAAACTTTTGGGAGTGATTTCATCAACTTTTTCACTCAGACCATTTGCATCAAGGGCATAAGCTTCACCTTTACACATTTCTTCCACTAATCGGACACTGGAGTATCGCATTTTATCATCATATATTGATTGGATTCTTTGTTTTAATGTTCTTTTTTCCTTTTCTACTGTTTCGGAATGGAAAGATTCGTTTTCTATGTTTGGATTTAATAATACTTCCGACAAGAAATTCATTCCTTTTTGAAGCAATGGTGTAGGATCTTTGAGGAACTTTTCATTGGCAATATCTATTGAAAAAGACATGATATGATATTCACCTTTTTTTGCTAAATCAACAAAAAATCCGGCACCGTATAAATCATCTAAGTAGCTTCGTAATGCGGTAGTTGTCGGATATTGCTTTGTGCTACTTTGCAACACATTTGGTAATAATGCCCGAAGTGTTACCGTTTCTTCAGTTAGTGGAGCCTTCATTTTCCAAACAAGTGTATTAGTTTTATATTTATTTGTTTTCACGATATGTAACGTATAACCATTTTTCTTAATCGTTTGATCGTTTGCAACAGCCATAGCCAATCCTCCTTTTACTTTCTTATACTATTTTGTTATGAAGTTATTCTTACTATACATGTTATAGATAATGTCCTACAAGTATTTACCTAATAAAAAAGCCCAGAAAACATTTCTGGGCTTTTTCGAAATTTATCGTTGGCCTTTAATATATGGAAGACCACTTGCTTTAGGTGCATCTGCACGACCGATAAATCCTGCTAAGGCTAATATCGTTAGTACATATGGAGCGATTAATAAATATACACTTGGAATATCTTTGAGGAATGGGATATCTCCTCCGACAATACTCAAACTTTGGGCAAAGCCAAAGAACAATGCCGCCCCCATTGCACCAAGTGGATGCCATTTACCGAAAATCATAGCTGCTAAAGCCATAAAACCTTGTCCAGTGATTGTCGAATGACTAAAATCTAAAGTAATTGTCTGCGCATATACAGCTCCACCAAGACCACCGAACACACCAGACAACATGACACCTACATAACGCATTTTTGTAACATTAATCCCCATTGTATCTGCCGCAGCCGGATGTTCTCCAACCGAACGGAGACGTAAGCCAAATGGGGTTTTATAGATAATAAACCAAACAACAAATGCAAGAATAATTGCAAGATAGGATGCATACGTTACATTACTGAAGAAAAGATCTCCAACGATTGGAATGTCCTTTAAAACAGGAATATCGATTTTATGGAAATTTTCTTTAATAAAATCCGTTTGACCCTTACCATACCACTTTTTTACTAAAAATAATGAAAGGCCTAATGCTAAAAAGTTTATCGCAACACCACTAACTGTTTGATCTGCCCTAAATGTAATAGAGGCAACTGCATGGAGTAATGATGTGATTCCGCCAACAACCATCGCCACAATTAACGCTATCCAGGGAGTTGCAGCCCCAAAGGTATCAGCAAATGTTAAATTAAAGACGATTGCACTAAATGCCCCAATAATCATAAGCCCTTCCAAACCAATATTAACCACACCTGCACGTTCAGAGAAAACGCCGCCTAATGCTGTAAAGATAAGCGGTGCAGCTACTAAAAGGGAAGAAGATACTATTATTTCGAGTGCTGTCATTAAATCCACTTATTTTACCTCCCTTTTAAAACGAGTAATGATCCACTTAATCATATAACTTGAAGCAACAAAGAAAATGATTAATGCAATAACGATTTCTACAAGTTCATTCGGAACATTAGCCTCAATTGGCATGTTTAATGAACCTACCCTTAAACTCCCAAAAAGTATGGAAGCGATTACTACACCTAATGCTGTATTTCCACCTAAAAGCGCCACGGCAATCCCGTCGAATCCTACTCCTGAGAAGCTCGATTGTAAGAAAGCAAATCCGAATGTACCGAGACCTTGCATTGCACCGGCGAGACCTGCAAAAGCTCCCGAGATGATCATCGAATAAATAATATTTTTATTTACATTCATCCCCGCATAATGTGATGCATGCTGGTTAAATCCAACCGATCTAAGTTCGTAACCTTTTGTCGTTTTCTCAAGTAAAAACCACATAATAATAGCGGCAATAATTGC encodes:
- a CDS encoding DUF3388 domain-containing protein; amino-acid sequence: MDRKEWYLEYEIQINRPGLLGDISSLLGMLSINIISINGVDDGRRGLLLLVKNEEQIERLESILATMETIKITKIREPKLRDKLAVRHGRYIQRDADDKKTFRFIRDELGLLVDFMAELFKQEGHKLIGIRGMPRVGKTESVVAASVCANKKWLFVSSTLLKQTIRNQLIKDEYSSENIFILDGIVSTQRADERHWQLVREIMRLSAVKVIEHPDVFVQNTEYSLEDFDYIIELRDSPNQEITYEVIENNNFFSDSGFGGFDY
- a CDS encoding DUF3243 domain-containing protein yields the protein MSVLDNWNQWKDFLGDRLNQAKQQGMSQDTINQMAEQVGDYLSQQVDPKNEQQRVLSDLWSVASQEEQQAIANVMVKLVQNNGTH
- the ymfI gene encoding elongation factor P 5-aminopentanone reductase; this encodes MKKYVLITGASGGIGKATAIELAKKGWNLYLHYNQNTVAVKQLLNELTPYDVELIPIQADLSTDEGIEKLINNIFHINAICYVSGISHYGLFIDTPDEILNKMWKIHMYAPMKIIKELLPKLMRNSTSQIVLVSSIWGQTGASCEVAYSTVKGAQLAFVKAFSKEVARNGVRINAVAPGAVDTNMLAMFSQEEKLEIEEDIPIGRFASPNEVSNTISFLLSEKSSYITGQVLSVNGGWYT
- the yfmH gene encoding EF-P 5-aminopentanol modification-associated protein YfmH, yielding MKKIEFEQLKETLYYEKMENGLNVYLLPKEGFSKTFATFTTKYGSIDNDFVPLDSNEFKRVPDGIAHFLEHKLFEKEDGDVFQQFSKQGASANAFTTFNRTAYLFSSTSNVDKNLETLIDMVQSPYFTEKTVEKEKGIIGQEITMYDDNPDWRLYFGVIENMYQHHPVKIDIAGTIESISPITDKLLYECYHTFYHPSNMLIFVVGPINPDQIMTLIRDNQKKKNYKEMSEIKRRFENEPPQVAEKKRILKMNVQTPKCLVGVKACDVNQTGEKMLKNELTINILLDILFGKSSENYFDLYNDGLIDETFSYDYTQEEGFGFSMVGGDTEKPDVLAEKLQKIMLDAKNGQHISEKALERTKKKKIGGFLRQLNSPDFIANQFTRYSFNEMNLFDVVPTLEKITFVDLQSAAEQFFKEDRFTVCQVVPNK
- the yfmF gene encoding EF-P 5-aminopentanol modification-associated protein YfmF gives rise to the protein MAVANDQTIKKNGYTLHIVKTNKYKTNTLVWKMKAPLTEETVTLRALLPNVLQSSTKQYPTTTALRSYLDDLYGAGFFVDLAKKGEYHIMSFSIDIANEKFLKDPTPLLQKGMNFLSEVLLNPNIENESFHSETVEKEKRTLKQRIQSIYDDKMRYSSVRLVEEMCKGEAYALDANGLSEKVDEITPKSLYDYYQKAINEDELHLYIIGDVDEKEVETFCENLQFKDRSPVKLENRNSVQIDEVKEIKEKQDVKQGKLNIGYRTNVQFGDDDYFALQVFNGIFGGFSHSKLFINVREKASLAYYAASRLESHKGLLMVMSGIEAKNYDQAVTIIREQMEAMKNGDFSDQELVQTKAVINNQLLETTDTSRGLVEILYHNVIGHQNLTVDDWIAGVNNASKEDITKVAEKIELDTIYFLTGMEGNES
- a CDS encoding ABC transporter permease, producing the protein MDLMTALEIIVSSSLLVAAPLIFTALGGVFSERAGVVNIGLEGLMIIGAFSAIVFNLTFADTFGAATPWIALIVAMVVGGITSLLHAVASITFRADQTVSGVAINFLALGLSLFLVKKWYGKGQTDFIKENFHKIDIPVLKDIPIVGDLFFSNVTYASYLAIILAFVVWFIIYKTPFGLRLRSVGEHPAAADTMGINVTKMRYVGVMLSGVFGGLGGAVYAQTITLDFSHSTITGQGFMALAAMIFGKWHPLGAMGAALFFGFAQSLSIVGGDIPFLKDIPSVYLLIAPYVLTILALAGFIGRADAPKASGLPYIKGQR